Part of the Candidatus Macondimonas diazotrophica genome is shown below.
GGACGCTCCCTGATAAGGTGTCTGCACGTGATTACGAAACAAGGGTAATAGAACGTTTCCGTCGGATGTATGGGGATGATGCGTTACCAGGGAACAAAACAAACCGATGATTGCAAAACCTCCACACAATCGAAGGTTAGGGCTCGTTGGCGTTTCGCTTACTAAGACAAGACTTCACAAGCAAAGCGGGCTGGCATTAGATTGGGTTCGAGATGCCGTTGAAAAGGTAATGATCGAATCCGGTTACCTTGAAGGCGCGCCGTTTTTCTGGGTGACTATTGCTGTTCGCTACGGGCTGAAAAATGACGACAAGCCTAGCTACCAAGCGATCAACAAAAAGTACGGAGACCTCCCTCTTGCTATTGAGGTTGACACGCATGAGTTGATAGGTGCTTCGCTTGACGATCTGAAATCAATTTTCGGGAAAGCAGTGCTGAAGGCTTTGATTCATGCCGGCGGAAAATTTAAAAGACCCGTCGGATCACTGGAAAGAACGCTGTCTTCACTCCCTGGTTCGCTCAGTGCTTGAGATACGAAATTAGGGATTAGCTTTTTAGCTGAGAACACCCCACCCAAGCCCCGCACTGCGGGGCTTCTGGTCTCGGACTTTAGCCGCCGTATCTGCTTGAATCCTTACCGGGTGCCTGCCTGGGGCTCGACCCACCGGCGGGCCTGGTGCTTCAAAATCAGGCCATCCAATACCGACTGAAGTTTTGAAGCGTCCTCGTTTTTCCGAGTCAGCCGGAAGTAGAGTTGGTTGATGATGCCATGGCGTAGGCGACGGGCGGGAGCCCGCCGAGTGCGCGATGGGGTCGTTGGTGGTTGTAGCGGTGGCGCCAGTCCTCGGTCATGCGCCGGACCTCGTGCAGGCTGGTGAAGACGTAGCGGTCCAGGATCTCGGTGCGGTAGGTCCGGTTGAAGCGTTCGATGTAGGCGTTCTGGGTCGGCTTGCCCGGCTGGATGTGCAGCAGCTCGACATCGTGCCGCTGGGCCCATTGCCGCAGCGCAGCGCTGATGAACTCCGGACCGTTGTCCAGGCGCAGGCGTTGGGGCGCACCGCGCAGTTCCACCCGTTCGTCCAGCGCCCGGATCACCCGTTGCGACGGCAGACTGGTGTCGATCTCGATGCGCAGCGATTCGCGGTTGAAATCGTCGTTGACGTTGAAGGTGCGGAAACGCCGCCCGGACCACAGGGCATCGGCCATGAAGTCGGCCGACCAGGTGTGGTTGGCCTGGCCGGGAATCGCCAAGGGCTCGCGGATGCGATCCGGCAGGCGCCGCTTGCCACGGCGCGGCAGATTCAGCTTCATGGTCACGTAAACCCGCCAACTGCGGGTCTTGCCGAAGCCCTGCGGCCGCAGCGCCTGATCGAACAGCAGACCGAAACCATGGCCGGGGTTGTCCTTCAGGTGGGCCTCCATCGCCTCGATCAGCGCCGTGTCGTCCCGCAGGCGCGGGGCGTAGTGCCGCGCCGAACGCGACAGGCCCAGCGCGCGGTCGGCACGCCGGGCACTCAGACCGTGATGGGTTTGCATCGCCAGGCTCAGCTCCAGTCGCCGTGCCTGGCTCAGCCTTTTCGCGACAGGACGTCCTTCAGCGCGTGGTGCTCCAGCGCCAGGTCGGCATACATCCGCTTGAGCCGGGCCAGTTCGGCCTCGACGTCCTTCAGGTGCCGCAATTGCGACACCTCCATCCCGGCGTACCTGTTCTTCCACACGTAGTACGTCGGTTCGCTGATGCCGTGCTTGCGGCACGTCTCGGCCACCTTCGCGCCGGCCTCCATCTCCTTGAGGATCCGGACGATCTGTTCCTCACTGAACTTCGACTTCTTCATGCAGAGCTCCTTCGGTGCGGAAACTCTACTTCCGACTGGCTCGAATCAACGAGGACGCTTCAGAGTGCCGAGATGGATTGGTTTGAACGTAACATGTCCCCGACGGTCCGGTTGAGCACATAGTTGGCTGGCTACTCCTCATTAGAATAGCGATCATCGGAGTTCTTGAGGTGATAGCCTTGAGTGAATGCCTCCTTCATTCCGGCGAGGCGATTTTTTGACGGAAGCGTGAGACGCGCGCTGATATTGAAGTGAGGATACTTGCCGCATATTTCCGGGTGCATGTGCGCTGCCACCTCAACGTCAGACGTTGAAATGTATCGGCCACACCAGCGCTCTATCATATGCTTCAGAGCATATGTTCTCGCAGTCTTGCCCTTGGTTTTCGTTTGGGCGTCAAGCCATTCATAGGCCATTCGAATGCCGTCGTTGTGCTCATGCAGAATGTCATTGTCGTAAGTGTACGGCGTCGTCTTCTTTGCTTCTTCGATTTGCTTGTTAGTAAGCATAGAACTCTCCATGGCCAGCTAACGCTGGAGTTAAGCTGCCGCGCGTAGCGCGGTCAGCTTGAACGACTTGTTAGCCAAACACGCTGCTGGACACTTTTAAAAAATCTGATTGTATTTTTGTAAGAAACTGCAGAAAAGTACCGGGTTCTATAATCATAACTCCTGACCAAACACTCCCCGATTTATTTGTAGGATAACGAAGCACTTGGTCAATAGGATAATCTTTTAGGAAGCGATCCTGTGCTTTTTGCAAATCATAAAACCCTAGAAATTCGGTACAAAAAGGAATATCCCAAATATCGGTCAGTTCTGGATATAGGATAAGAACTCTATCACGAAGCTTTTCAATATGATGGCTTACATCTACAGATCCCTGTTGTTTGTGGATTAATGCCTTAAGAAATAGCTCTACTGATAACCTTGCATTGAAATAACAAGCAGAGCATCGTGAATATGTAACCTGCGATGGATCAGCAACAAGAATTTCGCATGCCTTAATCGCAACAAATAGATATCCATCCGCAAGTGATCTATATTGATCGACCACTTCGAGATTTCGAAGACCATCAGAATGATGATTCATTTTTTTTAGCTAACTAGAATTAGATGACTCTTGGCCGTATACCACTTATTCGCCCAAATTGACGGCACTTCACAAAAAAATAAATCTGTTATACAGTTCTGTCTAACTTAGATGACCTAAAATTTCCCGGGTGGCTGATCTTGCTTCTCCAGAGCTGCCAGCCCTTCGCGAACGCATGCGTGATGCGCTGCGAGCAGCGCGTACTCCAACTGAAGGTCAAAGTACATCCTTCACTGTTCACCGAAAATGTCGGTCCGCAGAGTTGTTTCGGCGGCTTTTGGTTATTCTTTAACCATTTCGACAGGCAGGCGGACGGAGAACCGGGCGGAGGCAGTACATCCGCTTCTGTATCAAGAAGCTGAACGCCGGATTCACTCAGACCGGAAATGGATTGGAAAACTCACAGCGGAAATTGGCGAGGAAACCGGCCGCGAGGAGTTCATACCCTTCTAGTGAAACGGTAAAACTGTAACACTTACCGCCTTCCGTTCAGCCACGAGTCGCGCGGAAACGACCCTTGGCCAGACCGGCCATTCGCACGACAACGATAGCTCAACTGTCCGGCGCCATCGCCGACACCCATCCGCGCGTGCGTGAGACCGCCTCGCGCCAGCGGGCCAGACGCACAGCCGCCTCATCGCGGGAGATTACGGGCTCGAAGGTGCGCGCGGACTGCCAATAGGCACCGACATCCGCCGCCGAGCGCCACACGCCGGCTTGGATGCCGGCTAGATAGGCGGCGCCCAAGGCGGTGGTTTCCTGCACCGCCGCGACGACCACCGGGATGCCGATCAGGTCGGCCTGAATCTGCATCAGCAGCGCATTGGCGGTGGCGCCGCCGTCCACACGCAGCATCTCGATGGGCTGGGCCGCGTCGGCCTGCATGGCCTGGAGCATCTCGGCGGACTGAAAGGCGATGGCCTCCAGCGCGGCGCGCGCGATGTGGGCGCGATTGGCGCCGCGCGTGAGGCCGAACAGGGCGCCGCGCGCATCGGCGTCCCAATACGGCGAGCCGAGCCCGGCGAAAGCCGGGACCAGGTACACCCCGGCGGTGTCCGGCACCGACGCGGCGAGCGCCTCGACCTCGTTCGCGCTGCGGATGAGGCCCAGTTCGTCGCGCAGCCACTGCACCACGGCGCCGGCGACGAAGATGCTGCCTTCCAGGGCGTAGCCCGGCTCCGGGCCGGCCTGGGCGACGGGCGTGGTGAGCAAGCCGTGGCGCGAGGCGACCGGCGTCGATCCCGTATGCAGCAGCATGAAGCAGCCGGTGCCGTAGGTGTTCTTGACCATGCCGGGCGCGGTGCAGGCCTGCCCGAACAGTGCCGCCTGCTGGTCCCCCGCCACGCCGCCGATGCGCACCGGCGCGCCCAGAAGATCGGCCTGCGTAGTGCCGAAATCGCCCGCCGAGGCTCGCACCTCAGGCAGCAGGGCGCGCGGCACGCCCAGATGGCCGAGCAACTCCTCGTCCCAGCTGCGGCGGTGAATGTCGAACAGCAGCGTACGCGCGGCGTTGGTCACATCCGTGACGTGCGCGCGCCCGCCGGTCAGGCGCCAGATGAGGTAGCTGTCCACGGTGCCGAAGGCCAGCTCGCCGCGCTCGGCTCGCGCCCGCACGCCGGGCACGTGGTCCAGCAGCCAGGCGAGCTTGGTGCCGGAAAAATAGGGATCGAGCATGAGACCCGTGCGCTCACGGAACAGCGACTCCAATCCCCGCGCCTTGAGCGCCGCGCAGGCGGCGGCCGTGCGCCGATCCTGCCAGACGATGGCGTTGGCGACCGGCCGACCGCTGGCGCGTTCCCACAGCAGCGTCGTCTCGCGCTGGTTGGTGATGCCCAACGCGAGCACCGCATCGGCGTGGATGCCGGCCTGGGCGAGCGCCGCGCGTGCGGTCGCGATCTGGGTCTGCCAGATCTCTTCGGGATCGTGTTCCACCCAGCCCGGCTGCGGATAGTGCTGGGTGAATTCGCGCTGCGCGACGGTGATCAGCCGACCGTCCGTATCGAACACCAGTGCCCGGGAGCTGGTCGTGCCCTGATCCAGCGCCAAGAGATAACCCATGATTTTGCCTCCTTGCCTCTCGCCTCAGACGGTCTTCTGCAGACCTTCGACTGATGATAGCCACGCCTCGAGCCGCGCTGCGGCATCCGGCGACGCGGTGAGACCCAGATGGGTGCGTCGCCACAGGATGTCTTGCGCCGTGTGGGCGAATTCGTGCTGCACGAGGTAGCACAGCTCGCACGGGTACAGATCCGCCACCACCGGCTCGCCCAGCGCCGCGGCGCTGTCGATGCCGTTCAGGAGTCG
Proteins encoded:
- a CDS encoding Imm39 family immunity protein — encoded protein: MIAKPPHNRRLGLVGVSLTKTRLHKQSGLALDWVRDAVEKVMIESGYLEGAPFFWVTIAVRYGLKNDDKPSYQAINKKYGDLPLAIEVDTHELIGASLDDLKSIFGKAVLKALIHAGGKFKRPVGSLERTLSSLPGSLSA
- a CDS encoding IS3 family transposase (programmed frameshift), producing the protein MKKSKFSEEQIVRILKEMEAGAKVAETCRKHGISEPTYYVWKNRYAGMEVSQLRHLKDVEAELARLKRMYADLALEHHALKDVLSRKGLSQARRLELSLAMQTHHGLSARRADRALGLSRSARHYAPRLRDDTALIEAMEAHLKDNPGHGFGLLFDQALRPQGFGKTRSWRVYVTMKLNLPRRGKRRLPDRIREPLAIPGQANHTWSADFMADALWSGRRFRTFNVNDDFNRESLRIEIDTSLPSQRVIRALDERVELRGAPQRLRLDNGPEFISAALRQWAQRHDVELLHIQPGKPTQNAYIERFNRTYRTEILDRYVFTSLHEVRRMTEDWRHRYNHQRPHRALGGLPPVAYAMASSTNSTSG
- the glpK gene encoding glycerol kinase GlpK, which encodes MGYLLALDQGTTSSRALVFDTDGRLITVAQREFTQHYPQPGWVEHDPEEIWQTQIATARAALAQAGIHADAVLALGITNQRETTLLWERASGRPVANAIVWQDRRTAAACAALKARGLESLFRERTGLMLDPYFSGTKLAWLLDHVPGVRARAERGELAFGTVDSYLIWRLTGGRAHVTDVTNAARTLLFDIHRRSWDEELLGHLGVPRALLPEVRASAGDFGTTQADLLGAPVRIGGVAGDQQAALFGQACTAPGMVKNTYGTGCFMLLHTGSTPVASRHGLLTTPVAQAGPEPGYALEGSIFVAGAVVQWLRDELGLIRSANEVEALAASVPDTAGVYLVPAFAGLGSPYWDADARGALFGLTRGANRAHIARAALEAIAFQSAEMLQAMQADAAQPIEMLRVDGGATANALLMQIQADLIGIPVVVAAVQETTALGAAYLAGIQAGVWRSAADVGAYWQSARTFEPVISRDEAAVRLARWREAVSRTRGWVSAMAPDS